A genome region from Corynebacterium uberis includes the following:
- a CDS encoding alpha/beta fold hydrolase, protein MIRPLRRFAATLACAGLSAGLLAPAAHAEPAPQLNWGPCPVAAGADPAAQCAEISVPRDYSQPDGERISVTMSRIPATGERRGVIAGNPGGPGGPALGMFSGPANYPGTVAVPPQVREHYDLVAVQPRGHQWATPPKCASLSGLLNGQLLSPGDFYRACESMEPGYVGTITTENTARDLEEARKALGEDQLNLYGVSYGTTLMSTFATMFPQSTNKVILDSSVDPTSLWFRLGSDRKQVRVDTLNNLFAWIAQRDGEYHLGTTPLAVYRSWHARLLEHGGTLAAPLTPPPATEADLPEGVSVGEAALGQINLLIRAGWQGMATLDQVRQIAMFPALLNRQESQEWLALVINTALYNQHSWPQVAAALRDNALPENPVEEINAKLMEGLSDEQRAQVVEDSLGVAQAMPVLDRAIVCNENRVAPDLSLVKEFEKTKYFGGDAIVFNENQIASGQHCAGWPLPKPILMPSGAALKTAPLLLGYDADSATTGPGNHAMQAAMGGQLHTLPGSSHGVLLNDPDAFAAEITAYLG, encoded by the coding sequence ATGATCCGCCCCTTACGTCGCTTCGCCGCGACCCTTGCCTGCGCCGGTTTGAGCGCCGGTCTTCTTGCCCCGGCCGCGCACGCCGAACCCGCCCCGCAGTTGAACTGGGGCCCGTGCCCCGTTGCCGCCGGCGCAGATCCGGCAGCTCAATGTGCTGAGATCTCCGTGCCGCGCGACTATTCCCAGCCAGACGGTGAGCGCATCTCCGTGACCATGAGCCGCATCCCGGCCACCGGTGAGCGCCGCGGCGTCATCGCGGGTAATCCCGGTGGGCCTGGCGGCCCGGCTCTGGGAATGTTCAGTGGCCCGGCTAACTATCCCGGCACTGTCGCTGTGCCCCCGCAGGTGCGTGAGCACTATGACCTGGTGGCCGTGCAGCCGCGCGGGCATCAATGGGCCACGCCGCCGAAGTGCGCCTCCCTATCCGGGCTGCTCAATGGGCAGTTGCTGAGCCCCGGGGACTTCTACCGGGCCTGTGAGTCCATGGAACCGGGCTATGTGGGCACCATCACCACGGAGAACACCGCACGCGACCTGGAGGAGGCACGCAAGGCGCTGGGGGAGGATCAGCTCAACCTCTACGGCGTGTCCTACGGCACAACCCTGATGTCCACCTTTGCCACGATGTTCCCGCAGTCCACGAACAAAGTGATCCTGGACTCCTCTGTGGACCCGACCTCCCTGTGGTTCCGGCTCGGCTCGGACCGCAAGCAGGTGCGCGTGGACACGCTGAACAACCTCTTCGCCTGGATCGCGCAGCGTGACGGCGAGTACCACCTGGGCACCACCCCCTTGGCGGTGTACCGCTCCTGGCATGCCCGCCTGCTGGAGCACGGCGGCACGCTTGCCGCGCCGTTGACCCCGCCGCCGGCCACAGAGGCCGATCTGCCGGAAGGGGTCAGTGTGGGCGAGGCCGCCTTGGGCCAGATCAACCTGCTCATTCGGGCAGGCTGGCAGGGGATGGCCACCCTCGACCAGGTGCGCCAGATCGCCATGTTCCCGGCACTACTGAATCGCCAGGAGTCCCAGGAGTGGCTGGCGTTGGTGATTAACACGGCCCTGTACAACCAGCATTCCTGGCCCCAGGTGGCCGCGGCGCTGCGCGATAACGCGCTGCCGGAGAACCCAGTCGAAGAAATCAACGCCAAGCTGATGGAAGGCTTGAGCGATGAGCAACGCGCCCAGGTTGTCGAGGACTCCCTGGGCGTGGCGCAGGCTATGCCTGTGTTGGATCGGGCCATCGTGTGCAATGAGAACCGGGTGGCCCCGGACCTGTCCCTGGTCAAGGAGTTTGAAAAGACCAAGTACTTCGGCGGGGATGCCATTGTGTTCAATGAGAACCAGATCGCCTCTGGCCAGCACTGCGCCGGTTGGCCGCTGCCCAAGCCGATTCTTATGCCCTCTGGAGCGGCGCTGAAGACCGCCCCGCTGCTGCTGGGCTATGACGCGGATTCCGCTACCACCGGGCCGGGCAACCACGCCATGCAGGCCGCTATGGGTGGACAGCTGCACACGCTGCCGGGCTCGAGCCACGGCGTGCTGCTCAATGATCCGGACGCCTTCGCCGCGGAGATCACCGCCTACCTGGGCTAA
- a CDS encoding GNAT family N-acetyltransferase — MSWPTLPARFTAEGGYRFALIDAPALIADIEATVPAAAREETFYYFTRSPFPLSEFVAADPQRQTFGLWRGGEAVACSSIYDADAAAQRVTMGFTWVAPQWRGRGVNTVLKQGLFRELAAAGVREVWLRADVDNARSCAAMEKMGAQRMFVDEAPRVYPDRVSQSVFYRKTLCKFS, encoded by the coding sequence ATGTCATGGCCGACTCTTCCCGCTAGGTTCACCGCCGAAGGCGGGTACCGTTTCGCGCTTATCGACGCCCCCGCGCTCATCGCGGACATCGAAGCGACGGTGCCCGCAGCCGCACGGGAGGAGACCTTCTATTACTTCACCCGCAGCCCCTTCCCCCTGTCGGAGTTTGTCGCGGCAGACCCGCAGCGCCAGACCTTCGGGTTGTGGCGGGGTGGGGAAGCGGTGGCATGCTCGTCTATCTATGACGCGGATGCTGCTGCGCAGCGGGTGACCATGGGTTTTACCTGGGTTGCCCCGCAGTGGCGCGGGCGCGGAGTAAATACCGTGCTCAAGCAGGGATTGTTTCGCGAGCTCGCCGCCGCAGGGGTTCGGGAGGTGTGGCTGCGCGCGGACGTCGATAATGCGCGATCCTGCGCGGCGATGGAAAAGATGGGCGCGCAGCGGATGTTCGTTGATGAGGCGCCGCGGGTGTACCCGGACCGGGTTTCACAATCTGTGTTTTACCGCAAGACCCTGTGTAAATTCTCGTGA